From the Cryomorphaceae bacterium genome, the window GGGTTGCCGCCTTTTAGCCGGCCTTTTAAGCCAACGCGGTAACCTTCTCCAAACCAATTAACGATACTTTTTGAAAATCACGGAAGTATTGTGGCCTCCAAAACCAAAGGTATTACTCAAACCGGCACGCACTTCGCGTTGTTGCGCTTTGTTGAGTGTAAGGTTGATACGACCGTCGATTTCGGGGTCGGGGTGCTCATGGTTAATAGTGGGCGGAATCAAATCGTTTTTCACCGCCAGCAAAGTAGCTATGGCCTCAATGGCCCCGGCCGCGCCGAGCAAATGGCCCGTCATGGATTTGGTAGAACTCACATTGAGTTGGTAGGCATGTTCGCCAAACAGTGTGGTAATCGCTTTGAGCTCGGCTACATCACCAAGGGGCGTAGACGTGCCATGAACATTCACGTAATCAATGTCCTCTGGCTTCATTCCAGCATCTTCCAGAGCCATGTTCATCACCAGGTTTGCCCCCAGCCCATCCGGATGAGGAGCGGTCATGTGATATGCATCGGCTGACAGGCCACCCCCGGCCACTTCGGCGTAAATAGTGGCTCCGCGTTTTACAGCGTGCTCGTACTCCTCCAGCACCAGGGCAGCTGCACCCTCGCCCAGCACAAAACCGTCGCGGGTAGCATCAAAGGGCCGTGAAGCTGTTTCAGGTGAGTCATTGCGCACCGACAGCGCTTTCAGGGCGTTAAAACCACCCATGCCTGACTCATTCACAGCCGCCTCGGAGCCTCCGGTTATAATTACATCGGCTTTTCCAAGCCGGATGTAGTTGAATGCGTCGAGGATGGCATTGGTTGATGATGCACAAGCTGAGACTGTTGTAAAATTCGGACCGCGGTATCCGTTGCGAATGGAAATATGACCCGACGCGATATCGGCAATCATCTTTGGAATAAAGAAAGGATTGAAGCGAGGAGTACCATCGCCGTGTGCAAATCCAATCATCTCCTCCTGAAAGGTTTGAATCCCCCCTATGCCCGAGCCCCAGATTACGCCTACGCGGTCTTTGTTGAGTTCTTCCCAGTCGTTTAAACCCGCATCAGCAATGGCCTCGTCTGAAACAACGAGGGCGTATTGCGAAAAGGGGTCGAGTTTTCTGGCTTCCTTGCGGTCCAGAAAATCTTCCGGGTTGAACCCCTTTACCTCGCAGGCAAACTGGGTTTTAAATTTTTCGGGATTGAAGCGGGTAATAGGCGCTGCACCGCTCTTACCGGCAATCAAAGACTGCCAGTAATCGCGGGCGTTATTCCCTATTGGGGTGAGCGCACCTATTCCAGTAACAACTACCCGCTTAAGTTCCATTCGCGGTGGAATTATTTGGCGTTATTCTCGATGTACTCGATGGCTTGGCCAACGGTAGCAATCTTTTCGGCCTGGTCATCTGGAATTGCAATGTTGAATTCCTTCTCGAACTCCATGATCAGCTCGACGGTGTCGAGAGAATCAGCGCCCAAATCATTGGTGAAGCT encodes:
- the fabF gene encoding beta-ketoacyl-[acyl-carrier-protein] synthase II, with the protein product MELKRVVVTGIGALTPIGNNARDYWQSLIAGKSGAAPITRFNPEKFKTQFACEVKGFNPEDFLDRKEARKLDPFSQYALVVSDEAIADAGLNDWEELNKDRVGVIWGSGIGGIQTFQEEMIGFAHGDGTPRFNPFFIPKMIADIASGHISIRNGYRGPNFTTVSACASSTNAILDAFNYIRLGKADVIITGGSEAAVNESGMGGFNALKALSVRNDSPETASRPFDATRDGFVLGEGAAALVLEEYEHAVKRGATIYAEVAGGGLSADAYHMTAPHPDGLGANLVMNMALEDAGMKPEDIDYVNVHGTSTPLGDVAELKAITTLFGEHAYQLNVSSTKSMTGHLLGAAGAIEAIATLLAVKNDLIPPTINHEHPDPEIDGRINLTLNKAQQREVRAGLSNTFGFGGHNTSVIFKKYR
- a CDS encoding acyl carrier protein produces the protein MSEIAAKVTAIIVDKLGVDESEVTAEASFTNDLGADSLDTVELIMEFEKEFNIAIPDDQAEKIATVGQAIEYIENNAK